In Actinomadura luteofluorescens, the sequence GCCTCCTGTACGCCGCGTTCCAAGCGGTCTGACGCGGCCGTCCATACCGATGGGCGCTACACGAGCCGACGTGGGGAACTGGCTGAGCCGGGCGCTCTCGGTGTCCAAGGCGCCCGTGCCCTGGATCGACGCGATCCGCGCGGCGGTCGCGTTCGGCGTGGTGATCGCGGTGGCGCTGTCCCTGGACGAGCCCCGCGCCGGGCTTCTCGCCGCGGCCGGCATGGTCCTGGCGACGATGCGGCCCAGCACCGGCCCGTACCGGTCGAGGGCGCTCGGCCTCGTCGTCCAGCAGCTGGCGGGCGCGGCGGGCCTGGTGGTCGGCCAGCTCGCCCACGGGCACGGCTGGGGGACGGTGACGATGACGACCGCGGTCGCCCTGCTCTCCGGGCTGGTCAGCTCGATCGGCAACGTCGTGTCGGCGGCCTCGCTGGCGCTGCTGTTCATGAACGTGATCGGCACTGGACTGCCCCAGCTCGGGGCGTGGTGGCTCCCTCCGCTCTGCCAGCTAGCGGGCGGGGCCTTCTACCTCGCCCTGGCGGTGCTGAGCTGGCGGGTGTGGAGCCGGCGTCCGGGCCCCGAGCACCGGGCCGTCGCCGACGTCTACGCCAGGGCCGCTGACCTGATCGACGTCGCCCGCCACCCGGGCGAGGCCCGGCTCGCGCTCAGCATGGCGGTGGACAGCGCCCAGGACGCGCTGATGTGCCACCGCGTCCGGGGGAAGGAGAGCTGGGGCGAGGAGGCGCGGTGGCTGGTCGCCATGCTCAACGCGGCCTCCCCCTTGATGGAGGCGCTCACCCTGCTCATCCGGTCCGCGCGGCCCGCGCCGCCGGGGCTGTCCGAGGAGGTGCGGCAGATCGCGGACGCCGTCCGGAGCGGCAAACGGGACGCGGAGATCCCGCCGTTCCGGGGCGACCCGGAGTTCTCGCGGCCCGTCGAGTACGCCCGGCGGCGGCTGTCGGAGACGCACCCGGAGGACCCCGACTGGCTCGGACTCCCGAAGCCCCTGCCGACCCGGGCGTACCGGGCCGCCCAGCTGGCCCTCACCTCCGCCGCGGCCTGGCGGTACGGGCTGCGGCTGGCCCTGTGCATGGCGATCGCCTCGGCGTTCGTCGAGTTCCCGGGCGTCCTGCACGACCTCTGGATCCCCACGGTGCATTCCATCTGGCTTCCGCTGACGGTCGCGGTGGTCCTCAAGCCCGACTTCGGCTCGGTCTTCGTCCGGTCCCTGCTGCGGGCGGTGGGTACGTTCGTCGCGGCCGTCCCCACCCTGCTGGTGCTGGTGGCCGTCCCCCGCGGCTGGGCCGCGGTCCCGCTCGCGGCGTTCTTCGGCGGGCTGATCCCGGTGCTGAAGGCCAGGTCCTATGCGATGCGGACGGTCGCGGTCACCCCGCTGATGCTCTTCCTGTTCGACCTGACCTCGCCGCAGCCCTCCGGCGAGCTGGTGCTGGCCCGGCTGTCCGACACCCTCCTCGGCTGCCTGATCGTGCTGGTGTTCGGCTACGCCCTCTGGCCGGGGAGCCGCCGGATCCGCATCGGCGAGCGGTTCGCCGCCGGGTTCCGGGCGCTCGCCGACTACCTCGACGAGGCCTTCACCGGGTCCCGGGACGTCCGGGCCCGCGACCGGCGCGCGCTGCACCGCAGCCTCGACGCCGTCCGGGTCGACCTGCGGCAGGTCCAGGCCGAACCGCCGCCGGCGAGCCGCACGGGCGCCGCCTGGTGGCCGGTCCTGGGCGCGCTCGACGCGCTCGTGGACACCGTCACCGCCGCCTCCGTCAGGGTCCGCAGAGGCGCCGAGCCGCCGCCGGAGCAGGCGGTCGGGGCGATGGCGGCGGACCTGCGGG encodes:
- a CDS encoding FUSC family protein; the encoded protein is MGNWLSRALSVSKAPVPWIDAIRAAVAFGVVIAVALSLDEPRAGLLAAAGMVLATMRPSTGPYRSRALGLVVQQLAGAAGLVVGQLAHGHGWGTVTMTTAVALLSGLVSSIGNVVSAASLALLFMNVIGTGLPQLGAWWLPPLCQLAGGAFYLALAVLSWRVWSRRPGPEHRAVADVYARAADLIDVARHPGEARLALSMAVDSAQDALMCHRVRGKESWGEEARWLVAMLNAASPLMEALTLLIRSARPAPPGLSEEVRQIADAVRSGKRDAEIPPFRGDPEFSRPVEYARRRLSETHPEDPDWLGLPKPLPTRAYRAAQLALTSAAAWRYGLRLALCMAIASAFVEFPGVLHDLWIPTVHSIWLPLTVAVVLKPDFGSVFVRSLLRAVGTFVAAVPTLLVLVAVPRGWAAVPLAAFFGGLIPVLKARSYAMRTVAVTPLMLFLFDLTSPQPSGELVLARLSDTLLGCLIVLVFGYALWPGSRRIRIGERFAAGFRALADYLDEAFTGSRDVRARDRRALHRSLDAVRVDLRQVQAEPPPASRTGAAWWPVLGALDALVDTVTAASVRVRRGAEPPPEQAVGAMAADLREMAAAVRDGRPPRAPDLPDLPGEDVLGEAAAQTRRLRRTLPL